A single region of the Chryseobacterium culicis genome encodes:
- a CDS encoding GNAT family N-acetyltransferase has translation MKYTTQWLTDKARIKELVDFFITHKTDSYISHGEMMSGRAIDSHHWNPDLELILTEQLITDFNSDGNSKLNILIAENENEEIVGMMVFNVINSPFKKYAILEDMLLDQSVRGQSLGSTLLEKAIHESKNWNISFILLESGVNNHGAHNFFSRYGFKKVSESYILTI, from the coding sequence ATGAAATATACCACCCAATGGCTTACTGATAAAGCCCGTATCAAAGAACTCGTAGACTTTTTCATTACCCATAAGACAGATTCTTATATTTCCCATGGCGAAATGATGTCCGGCAGAGCTATTGATTCCCATCACTGGAATCCAGATCTTGAACTGATTCTTACCGAACAGCTGATTACTGATTTTAATTCTGATGGCAATTCTAAACTGAATATTTTAATTGCAGAAAACGAAAATGAGGAAATTGTGGGAATGATGGTTTTCAATGTGATCAACAGTCCTTTTAAAAAGTATGCAATTTTAGAGGATATGCTTCTGGATCAGTCTGTAAGAGGTCAATCTCTTGGAAGTACACTCCTGGAGAAAGCCATTCATGAATCTAAAAACTGGAACATCAGTTTTATTTTGCTGGAAAGCGGAGTCAACAATCACGGTGCTCACAATTTTTTCAGCAGATATGGTTTCAAAAAAGTATCAGAGAGTTATATTTTAACAATTTAA
- a CDS encoding metal-dependent transcriptional regulator → MKTTLTEENYLKALFHLVDNEGKVTINELSKFLNVKMPSVNNMMKKFAEKKWVIYETYKPLIVTESGRREAALVVRKHRLTEMFLVKKMNFGWENVHEIAEQLEHVHSQIFFDKMDEILDHPKFDPHGEPIPDKDGNIISQDLQKLSHCEPGEDVTFASVTLSDDAFLTYLNDRKLLLNTKVKIIKIESFDKSMTIEIDGKTEILSKKATEKILVKK, encoded by the coding sequence TTGAAAACAACCCTAACAGAAGAGAATTACCTGAAAGCTTTGTTTCATTTAGTTGACAATGAAGGAAAGGTTACGATTAATGAGCTCAGTAAATTTTTAAATGTAAAAATGCCGAGTGTTAATAACATGATGAAGAAATTTGCCGAGAAAAAGTGGGTCATTTATGAGACTTACAAACCATTAATCGTTACAGAAAGCGGAAGACGTGAAGCTGCTTTGGTGGTTCGTAAACACAGGCTTACCGAAATGTTCCTGGTTAAAAAAATGAATTTCGGCTGGGAAAACGTTCATGAGATTGCGGAACAGCTTGAGCATGTACATTCTCAAATCTTTTTTGATAAAATGGATGAAATTCTGGACCATCCTAAATTCGATCCTCATGGGGAGCCTATTCCTGATAAAGACGGAAATATTATTTCCCAGGATCTGCAAAAGTTGAGCCATTGCGAACCTGGTGAAGATGTTACTTTCGCTTCGGTAACGCTTTCTGATGATGCTTTCCTGACTTATCTGAATGACAGGAAACTGCTGCTTAATACTAAAGTGAAAATCATTAAAATTGAAAGTTTTGATAAATCAATGACCATAGAAATTGATGGTAAAACAGAAATTTTAAGCAAAAAAGCGACTGAAAAAATATTGGTTAAGAAATAA
- a CDS encoding TssN family type VI secretion system protein, with protein sequence MEISSVKGIFLRYILMPLIAIIMMVILGVIRRNKPAIKIKVIIIYVLLCSLCLAIPGVFGFAGNLFNPYWYLIAQIIYLIFGIIHVNLLHKYFKKHIDSLAMSILFESILSLTCIALGGYLFTLIFNWMSKGTGYAVMAATSMVIFVVPMVFYYCYIQFISIPFDIYKTWRYSPEQKLPDFEGADFDRLMVLNVELSKKLEDTNRFRIKAKTLPTGVTFGDWFYRVVDDYNHKNPGSIIHLSDEGNEPYYWIFYTKKSFFSFRKYIDFDHDITTNSISENEVVICKRVIQHEEEGVTRKS encoded by the coding sequence ATGGAAATTTCTTCAGTAAAAGGTATTTTTTTAAGGTATATCTTAATGCCTTTAATCGCAATTATTATGATGGTTATACTCGGTGTAATCAGGAGAAATAAACCTGCGATAAAAATTAAAGTCATTATTATATACGTATTGCTGTGCAGTTTATGCCTGGCTATCCCGGGCGTTTTTGGATTTGCCGGAAATCTTTTTAACCCATACTGGTATCTCATTGCACAGATCATCTACCTTATTTTTGGGATTATTCATGTGAATCTGCTGCATAAATATTTCAAAAAGCATATCGATTCTCTGGCTATGAGTATTCTGTTTGAATCTATACTTTCATTAACGTGCATAGCTTTGGGAGGATATCTTTTCACCCTGATTTTTAACTGGATGAGCAAAGGAACAGGATATGCGGTAATGGCAGCAACAAGTATGGTTATCTTTGTGGTTCCTATGGTGTTTTACTACTGCTATATCCAGTTTATCAGTATTCCTTTTGATATTTATAAAACTTGGAGATATTCGCCGGAACAGAAACTGCCTGATTTTGAAGGAGCAGATTTTGACAGATTAATGGTACTGAATGTTGAACTGAGCAAAAAATTAGAAGATACAAACCGTTTCAGAATTAAAGCGAAAACACTTCCGACAGGAGTTACTTTCGGAGATTGGTTCTACAGAGTAGTGGATGATTACAACCATAAAAATCCGGGTTCAATTATTCATCTTTCAGACGAAGGAAATGAGCCTTATTACTGGATCTTTTATACTAAAAAATCGTTTTTCAGCTTTAGAAAATATATAGATTTCGACCACGACATTACGACAAACAGCATTTCTGAAAATGAAGTGGTGATTTGTAAGAGAGTTATTCAGCATGAAGAGGAGGGAGTCACAAGAAAATCATAA
- a CDS encoding aminotransferase class V-fold PLP-dependent enzyme, with translation MNLEVIRQDTPGCSDKIFLNSAGSSLMPKPVVEATIKFLYEEQELGGYAAAVENSGLISQFYEEVAKLINTRSSNIAFVGSSTDGYAKALSSISFKEGDCIITTNDDYISNQIAFISLQKRYHIEIIRVANLPDHELDLEDFENLIKKHHPKLIAVTHIPTNSGLIQNIERVGRLCKQYDVLYLVDACQSVGQIVVDVEKIHCDFLTATGRKFMRGPRGTGFLYVSDKALNQKMYPLFLDSIGARWTAFDDYQLNDTAKRFELFERPYAALLGFAEALRYANTIGMNQIEHYNRTLADTLRINLQNNGFRILDKGNRLSSIVTFCQADGKVEKIHKILSDHKVFFKENRREDALIDFTSKNVDHAIRLSPHYFNTIEEIEKVSQLLENINL, from the coding sequence ATGAATTTAGAGGTTATAAGACAGGATACTCCGGGATGTTCGGATAAGATATTTTTAAACAGTGCAGGGTCATCATTAATGCCGAAGCCCGTTGTAGAGGCCACTATTAAGTTTTTATATGAAGAACAGGAGCTTGGAGGTTATGCCGCTGCGGTAGAAAATTCAGGTCTTATCAGCCAGTTTTATGAAGAGGTTGCGAAACTTATTAATACCAGGTCTTCCAATATCGCATTTGTAGGCAGCTCAACAGATGGGTATGCAAAAGCTTTATCCAGCATTTCTTTTAAAGAAGGCGATTGTATTATTACCACCAATGATGATTATATCTCCAATCAGATTGCTTTTATTTCTTTGCAGAAAAGATATCATATTGAAATCATCAGGGTTGCCAATCTGCCTGACCATGAGCTAGATCTTGAGGATTTTGAAAATTTAATCAAAAAACATCATCCTAAATTAATAGCGGTCACTCATATTCCTACCAATTCCGGTTTGATTCAGAATATAGAAAGAGTAGGAAGGTTGTGCAAACAATATGATGTCCTTTATCTTGTGGATGCCTGCCAGTCTGTGGGACAGATTGTGGTGGATGTTGAAAAAATCCATTGTGATTTTCTGACGGCAACCGGAAGGAAATTTATGCGTGGACCGAGAGGAACAGGTTTTTTGTATGTTTCTGATAAAGCCTTAAACCAGAAAATGTATCCTCTGTTTTTAGATAGTATTGGAGCTAGGTGGACGGCGTTTGATGATTATCAGCTTAATGATACAGCCAAAAGATTTGAACTTTTTGAAAGACCCTATGCTGCTTTACTGGGATTTGCAGAAGCTTTACGCTATGCCAATACGATTGGAATGAATCAAATTGAGCATTACAATCGCACGTTGGCAGATACTTTAAGAATCAACCTGCAGAATAATGGTTTCAGAATTTTGGATAAAGGAAATAGATTAAGCAGTATTGTTACTTTTTGTCAGGCTGATGGAAAGGTTGAAAAGATCCATAAGATTCTGAGTGATCATAAGGTATTTTTTAAGGAAAACCGCAGAGAGGATGCCTTAATAGATTTTACCTCTAAAAATGTAGACCATGCGATCCGTTTATCTCCTCATTACTTCAATACGATCGAAGAAATTGAAAAAGTATCACAGCTTTTAGAAAATATAAACCTTTAA
- a CDS encoding FAD-dependent monooxygenase — MNTISIIGAGIGGLTLGNVLKQHQYDFTIYESAPEIKPVGAGIMMAVNAMQVFDRLGLKEKIENAGNKIHRIVIADESLRTISKTEILDLETQYNSCNVAIHRAELQKILAENLNPGSIHLNHSLQKIRKEENYILDFENGNQIESRIVFGADGIKSPIRNQILKTGTIRNSGQKCWRGLVEFDLPEKHHQEAFEMWGKGKRFGFVKISDKKVYWYACVNEKSFGRYQGIAEIFHDFDPLVLQLIKATANENIICNTISDLAPIPQWHAENLCLIGDAAHATTPNMGQGACQAIEDAYIIGKLLEKNTDFNMIFGKFQNIRRKKVDYIVNTSRSIGKVSQWERGNSIRNFLIGLIPESINQKMAKKIIELEM; from the coding sequence ATGAACACCATTTCAATCATCGGAGCAGGAATCGGCGGACTTACCCTCGGAAATGTACTGAAACAGCATCAATATGATTTTACCATCTACGAATCTGCCCCAGAAATAAAACCTGTAGGCGCCGGAATTATGATGGCCGTCAATGCAATGCAGGTTTTTGACCGTTTGGGTTTAAAAGAAAAAATTGAAAATGCGGGTAATAAAATTCACAGAATTGTTATCGCTGATGAATCTCTGAGAACTATTTCAAAAACAGAAATTTTAGACCTGGAAACTCAGTACAACTCTTGCAATGTTGCTATTCACCGGGCAGAGCTTCAGAAAATTCTGGCAGAAAATTTAAATCCCGGTTCTATACATCTGAACCATTCATTACAAAAAATAAGAAAAGAGGAAAACTATATTTTAGATTTTGAAAATGGAAACCAGATTGAAAGTAGAATTGTTTTTGGAGCAGACGGCATAAAATCTCCTATCCGCAATCAGATTTTAAAAACAGGAACTATACGGAATTCCGGACAGAAATGCTGGCGTGGTCTGGTGGAATTCGACTTACCTGAGAAACACCATCAGGAAGCTTTTGAGATGTGGGGAAAAGGAAAACGGTTCGGTTTCGTAAAAATTTCTGATAAAAAAGTGTACTGGTACGCCTGCGTCAATGAGAAAAGTTTTGGCAGATATCAGGGAATTGCGGAGATTTTTCATGATTTTGATCCTTTGGTTTTACAACTTATTAAGGCTACGGCCAATGAAAATATTATTTGTAATACCATATCAGACCTCGCTCCTATTCCTCAATGGCATGCTGAAAACCTCTGCCTGATTGGAGATGCAGCCCACGCAACGACACCTAATATGGGACAGGGTGCCTGCCAGGCAATTGAAGATGCTTATATCATCGGAAAGCTGCTGGAAAAGAATACTGACTTCAATATGATTTTCGGAAAATTTCAAAATATCAGACGAAAGAAAGTAGATTATATTGTCAATACAAGCCGCAGTATCGGAAAGGTTTCTCAATGGGAAAGAGGAAATTCAATACGAAATTTTCTGATAGGACTGATTCCTGAAAGTATCAATCAAAAAATGGCAAAAAAAATTATAGAACTGGAAATGTAG
- the blaIND gene encoding IND family subclass B1 metallo-beta-lactamase, producing the protein MKKSLSFFIISMLLSPLANAQTTQVRDFVIEPQIKPNFYIYKTFGVFGGKEYSTNAVYLVTKKGVVLFDVPWQKTQYQSLLDTIQKRHNLPVIAVFATHSHEDRAGDLSFYNNKGIKTYATAKTNELLKKEGKATSTELIETGKTYRFGGEKFVVDFLGEGHTVDNVVVWFPQYKILDGGCLVKSKAAVDLGYTGEANVAQWPKTMEKLKSKYAQATLIIPGHDEWKGGGHVEHTLDLLNKK; encoded by the coding sequence ATGAAAAAAAGCCTTTCTTTTTTTATTATTTCGATGCTATTAAGTCCATTGGCCAATGCTCAAACCACTCAGGTAAGAGATTTTGTGATTGAGCCACAGATTAAGCCTAATTTTTATATTTATAAAACTTTCGGAGTATTCGGAGGAAAAGAATATTCGACGAATGCCGTTTATCTGGTGACCAAAAAAGGAGTTGTTTTGTTCGATGTTCCATGGCAGAAAACACAATATCAAAGCCTGCTGGATACCATCCAGAAACGCCATAACCTGCCTGTTATTGCAGTGTTTGCTACCCATTCACATGAAGACAGAGCCGGAGATTTGAGCTTTTATAATAACAAAGGAATCAAAACATATGCAACTGCCAAAACCAACGAATTATTGAAGAAAGAAGGAAAAGCTACTTCTACAGAACTTATAGAAACAGGAAAAACGTACCGTTTTGGCGGTGAGAAATTTGTAGTGGATTTTCTTGGTGAAGGACACACTGTTGACAATGTAGTGGTATGGTTTCCACAATACAAAATACTGGACGGAGGGTGTCTGGTAAAAAGTAAAGCAGCTGTTGATCTTGGTTACACCGGAGAAGCCAATGTTGCTCAATGGCCAAAAACCATGGAAAAACTGAAATCCAAATACGCCCAGGCAACTCTGATTATTCCGGGACATGATGAATGGAAAGGAGGCGGACATGTAGAGCACACTCTTGATCTTCTGAATAAAAAATAA
- a CDS encoding threonine aldolase family protein produces the protein MKFSFKNDYSEGCHPNILQALLQYNLDQQAGYGEDEYSLKAKTLIKEKINNPHSEVFLVSGGTQANLIVISAILKPYQCVISAAPGHILNNETGAIEATGHKILSIETEDGKIKPSDIIPILEGHRNVPHQVMPKLVYISNSTELGTIYQAKELEELSAFCKENKLYLFMDGARLGHGLTAEISDLTLEKVAALTDIFYLGGTKNGALIGEAIIINNPVLQEDFAFNIKQKGALLAKGRLLGIQFMELMKDDLYFDLARHANQQAMKIKNALQNKGIAFLSDTYTNQIFPILNNHLIEVLSENFEFYVWKKVDENLSAIRLITSWSTGDEAVNQFIEIIEREL, from the coding sequence ATGAAATTTTCATTCAAAAACGATTATTCTGAGGGATGCCATCCTAATATTTTACAGGCTCTTTTACAGTATAATCTTGATCAGCAGGCCGGATATGGAGAAGATGAGTATTCATTAAAAGCGAAGACATTAATCAAAGAAAAAATCAACAACCCACATTCGGAAGTCTTTTTAGTTTCAGGAGGAACGCAGGCTAACTTAATTGTTATTTCTGCCATCTTGAAACCTTATCAATGCGTAATTTCTGCCGCTCCCGGACATATCCTGAATAATGAAACCGGTGCCATCGAAGCTACAGGTCATAAAATATTGAGCATTGAAACCGAAGACGGTAAAATAAAACCATCAGATATTATCCCTATTTTAGAAGGACATCGTAATGTACCCCATCAGGTAATGCCTAAGCTGGTTTATATTTCCAATTCTACAGAGCTGGGAACCATCTATCAGGCAAAAGAACTGGAAGAGCTTTCTGCATTTTGTAAGGAGAATAAATTATATCTGTTTATGGATGGAGCCAGGCTGGGACATGGTCTCACAGCGGAAATCAGTGATCTTACTCTGGAGAAAGTGGCTGCTCTTACCGATATTTTCTATCTTGGAGGAACTAAGAACGGTGCGTTGATTGGTGAAGCAATCATTATTAATAATCCTGTTCTTCAGGAAGATTTTGCTTTTAATATCAAACAAAAAGGAGCATTATTAGCAAAGGGAAGATTGCTGGGAATTCAGTTTATGGAACTGATGAAAGACGACCTGTATTTTGATCTGGCCCGACACGCCAATCAGCAGGCCATGAAAATTAAGAATGCGTTGCAGAATAAAGGGATTGCTTTTCTTTCCGATACCTATACCAATCAGATTTTTCCTATTCTGAACAATCATCTTATTGAAGTGTTATCCGAGAATTTTGAGTTCTATGTCTGGAAAAAAGTAGATGAGAATCTTTCTGCCATTCGTCTTATTACTTCATGGAGTACAGGAGATGAAGCGGTAAACCAATTTATTGAAATTATAGAAAGAGAACTATAG
- a CDS encoding RNA polymerase sigma factor RpoD/SigA, whose product MRQLKITKQVTNRETASLDKYLQEIGKVELITADEEVELAQRIRAGDRAALEKLIKANLRFVVSVSKQYQNQGLSLPDLINEGNLGLMKAAKRYDETRGFKFISYAVWWIRQSILQALAEQSRIVRLPLNKIGSINKINKAYAHLEQENERPPSPEELAEVLDMSEEDIKESMKNSGRHLSMDAPLVEGEDSNLYDVLRSGESPSPDKDLMLESLQIEIERALNTLTPREADLVRLYFGLNGKHPMTLEEIGETFDLTRERVRQIKEKAIKRLKHNTRSKILKSYLGK is encoded by the coding sequence ATGAGACAATTAAAAATCACTAAGCAGGTTACCAACAGGGAAACTGCTTCATTAGACAAGTATTTGCAGGAAATTGGTAAAGTGGAACTGATCACTGCGGACGAGGAAGTAGAATTGGCACAAAGAATACGTGCAGGCGACAGAGCCGCACTTGAGAAATTAATCAAAGCCAACCTTCGTTTCGTAGTTTCTGTATCTAAACAATACCAAAATCAAGGTCTTTCTTTACCCGATTTGATCAATGAAGGTAACTTAGGATTAATGAAAGCGGCAAAAAGGTACGATGAAACTAGAGGTTTCAAATTTATCTCTTATGCAGTATGGTGGATCCGTCAATCAATTTTACAGGCATTGGCTGAGCAGTCAAGAATTGTAAGATTACCATTGAACAAAATTGGTTCTATCAACAAAATCAATAAAGCATACGCTCACCTTGAGCAGGAAAATGAAAGACCACCTTCTCCGGAAGAATTGGCTGAAGTTCTTGACATGAGCGAGGAAGATATCAAAGAATCTATGAAAAACTCCGGAAGACACCTGTCTATGGATGCTCCTTTAGTAGAAGGTGAAGATTCTAATCTTTATGATGTATTACGTTCAGGAGAATCACCAAGTCCTGATAAAGATCTGATGCTTGAATCTCTACAAATTGAGATTGAAAGAGCATTGAATACTTTAACGCCGAGAGAGGCTGATTTGGTAAGATTATACTTCGGACTGAACGGAAAACACCCAATGACTTTAGAAGAAATTGGTGAAACTTTTGATCTTACAAGAGAGAGAGTTCGTCAGATCAAAGAAAAAGCAATTAAGAGACTAAAACACAATACCAGAAGCAAGATTCTTAAATCTTACCTGGGTAAATAA
- a CDS encoding type VI secretion system baseplate subunit TssG, with product MHYNKLQTDFKAEAVAVNLLKYHRAVSNIFIERVGVNDRAYLKDIKSISSSYLGFDEEVFTIESYREGIYDYLPEGLFHPPSLGASRKNVDTVVREIRKQKRVEDDARKFFRPFELEVFFTEISALLKESEFDITSNTDALLDTVSELWPMIKMLDKQSAYIFMHILPFFHQIRGDKRWFERCMTAFLQVPVQVTFSPNIIDGIEKNDDSMLLGNSRLGVTYIPSGPHMDGQRNWVVNIGPIPYGDMKKYIPGSPFRNVLQALYDYFLPVTVDVEENFVTEKEEYSFSLEDEERNASRLGYSTFL from the coding sequence ATGCATTACAATAAGCTGCAGACAGACTTTAAGGCTGAAGCTGTAGCTGTTAACCTTTTGAAATACCACCGTGCGGTAAGCAATATATTCATAGAGAGGGTTGGTGTAAACGACCGTGCTTACCTGAAAGACATTAAAAGTATTTCAAGCAGTTATTTAGGATTTGACGAAGAAGTCTTTACCATAGAGAGTTACAGAGAGGGGATTTACGATTACCTTCCGGAAGGACTATTCCATCCACCTTCTCTTGGGGCTTCAAGAAAGAATGTAGATACTGTGGTAAGGGAAATCCGAAAGCAGAAAAGGGTAGAAGATGATGCCCGTAAATTTTTCCGTCCTTTTGAACTGGAAGTATTTTTTACGGAAATCAGTGCTTTGCTTAAAGAATCAGAATTTGACATTACAAGCAATACAGATGCTTTACTTGACACGGTAAGTGAGCTGTGGCCTATGATAAAAATGCTGGACAAACAGAGTGCTTATATCTTTATGCATATTTTACCGTTTTTCCATCAGATCAGAGGGGACAAGAGATGGTTTGAAAGATGTATGACTGCTTTCCTGCAGGTACCGGTACAAGTAACTTTTTCACCTAATATTATTGACGGAATTGAGAAAAACGATGATTCCATGTTATTAGGAAATTCCCGATTGGGGGTAACCTATATTCCAAGTGGGCCTCATATGGACGGACAACGAAACTGGGTGGTCAACATTGGCCCTATTCCTTACGGAGATATGAAGAAGTATATCCCGGGAAGTCCTTTCAGAAATGTACTCCAGGCACTCTATGACTATTTTCTTCCCGTAACAGTGGATGTGGAGGAAAATTTTGTCACAGAAAAAGAGGAATATTCTTTCAGCCTTGAGGATGAGGAAAGAAATGCCAGCCGCCTTGGATACTCTACATTCCTCTAA
- a CDS encoding S1/P1 nuclease codes for MKSIYSKILILAFMASSLYSYAWGLTGHRVIADIAQNHLSRKARREIKKIMGKERLAYWANWPDFIKSDTTGAWKQASSWHYVNIDPMTDFKAFEQNLKAQAGPSLYTQVNTLSSQIKDKNTSEKDRKIALIFLIHIMGDLAQPLHVGRAEDLGGNKINVTYFGEKTNLHSVWDGKLVDSQKYSYTEYSKLLDIKSKDEVAQIQSGTLEDWLYDSHKIANKIYAQTPNDSKLSYDYQYKFNETMERQLLYGGLRLAKVLNELF; via the coding sequence ATGAAAAGTATTTATTCTAAAATTCTGATTTTAGCATTCATGGCCTCTTCACTTTATTCTTATGCGTGGGGATTAACGGGACACCGAGTGATTGCAGACATTGCACAAAACCACCTTTCCCGCAAAGCAAGAAGAGAGATTAAAAAGATCATGGGAAAAGAGCGTCTGGCTTACTGGGCTAACTGGCCGGATTTTATCAAATCTGATACCACAGGGGCATGGAAGCAGGCTTCATCATGGCATTATGTAAACATCGATCCGATGACTGACTTTAAAGCTTTTGAACAAAACCTGAAAGCACAGGCAGGCCCAAGTCTTTATACTCAGGTCAATACCTTGTCTAGCCAGATCAAAGACAAAAACACCTCTGAAAAAGACAGAAAAATTGCTTTAATCTTCCTTATCCACATTATGGGAGATCTTGCTCAGCCTCTACACGTAGGAAGAGCAGAGGATTTAGGAGGAAACAAAATCAATGTTACTTATTTCGGAGAAAAAACCAATTTACACTCCGTTTGGGACGGGAAATTAGTAGATTCTCAAAAATACAGCTACACAGAATATTCTAAGCTTTTAGATATCAAATCTAAAGACGAAGTAGCACAGATTCAATCCGGAACACTGGAAGACTGGTTGTATGATTCTCATAAAATAGCCAACAAAATTTACGCACAGACTCCTAACGATTCCAAGTTATCTTACGACTATCAGTATAAGTTCAATGAAACAATGGAAAGACAGCTTCTATATGGAGGATTAAGACTGGCGAAAGTATTAAATGAGCTTTTTTAG